A portion of the Hymenobacter gelipurpurascens genome contains these proteins:
- a CDS encoding fatty acid desaturase family protein, which translates to MQAPKFAASRSFHQELKRRTNAYFAEAGKSTTGGKSLFFKAILLTSAFVAVYLHLVFWTPTAWVGILESALLGLIGAAIGFNVMHDGAHGSFSKKKWMNQFAAFTLNVMGGNSYMWNAKHNLIHHMYTNVEGVDDDLDAQPWLRLSPEQPRRLLHRFQHLYFWFFYALLFIAWIFFMDYQKYFKGKIGEMPIKKMSASDQGVFWGFKALHLGLFVALPIYTVGFVGWLVGFLAFAAVAGFTLSIVFQLAHTVEHTNFVVPNATTNKIEDEWAIHQIKTTANFATDNKVISWLVGGLNFQVEHHLFPNISHVHYPALNKIIRQVCEEFNITYNEYPKMRYAVASHVAHLRALGRR; encoded by the coding sequence ATGCAAGCACCCAAATTCGCGGCCTCTCGCTCCTTTCATCAGGAACTGAAGCGCCGTACCAATGCCTACTTCGCCGAAGCGGGTAAATCAACTACCGGCGGCAAGAGCTTGTTTTTCAAAGCCATCCTGCTGACGTCGGCCTTCGTAGCCGTGTATTTGCACCTCGTGTTCTGGACGCCCACCGCGTGGGTAGGTATCCTGGAGAGTGCCTTGCTCGGCCTTATCGGAGCCGCTATTGGCTTCAACGTGATGCACGACGGTGCCCACGGCTCCTTCAGCAAGAAAAAGTGGATGAACCAGTTTGCAGCTTTCACCCTGAACGTGATGGGCGGCAACTCCTACATGTGGAATGCCAAGCACAACCTCATTCACCACATGTATACCAATGTGGAAGGCGTTGACGACGACCTCGATGCCCAGCCGTGGTTGCGCCTGAGCCCTGAGCAGCCGCGCCGTCTGCTGCACCGCTTCCAGCACCTGTATTTCTGGTTCTTCTACGCTCTGCTCTTCATTGCCTGGATTTTCTTCATGGACTACCAGAAGTATTTCAAAGGTAAAATCGGCGAGATGCCTATCAAGAAAATGTCGGCTTCTGATCAAGGGGTGTTTTGGGGCTTTAAAGCCTTGCACCTAGGCCTGTTTGTAGCGCTGCCCATCTATACCGTAGGGTTTGTGGGCTGGTTAGTTGGCTTCTTGGCTTTCGCGGCCGTGGCTGGTTTCACACTGAGCATTGTATTCCAGTTGGCGCATACAGTAGAGCACACCAACTTCGTGGTGCCAAACGCTACCACCAACAAGATTGAGGACGAGTGGGCCATCCACCAGATCAAAACCACCGCCAACTTCGCTACCGATAATAAAGTAATCAGCTGGCTGGTAGGTGGCCTGAACTTCCAGGTAGAGCACCATCTGTTCCCGAATATCTCGCACGTACATTACCCGGCCCTGAACAAGATCATCCGTCAGGTATGTGAGGAATTCAACATCACCTACAACGAGTACCCCAAGATGCGCTACGCCGTTGCCTCTCACGTAGCTCACCTGCGCGCCCTGGGCCGTCGATAA